A region from the Spirochaeta thermophila DSM 6192 genome encodes:
- a CDS encoding ABC transporter permease: MKRLLAFLRKEFLLLKADPLLPRLMIAAPILQLLVLGYALTFETAHVKTAILDLDRSPASRALEAALEASDRFDLAARATSLDELEELIEEWEVKLGIYIPPDFSRDLQRGQARVLCLLDAVDGTQAFTAYTYFEALAAQTFPQVGTRPVVREGTATVHYWYNPLLKSQVYMIPGLVILIVTMVSLLLGALSLVREKEQGTLDQLLVSPLSPLQILTGTLFPFLLYSLVELSLAMTAAWAIFGTLPRGGILPLFLVVTLYLFTTLGLALLISTISHTQTQALFFAWFAMVVLILLSGFLIPVANMPQWLKTLTLLNPLRYMMTVVRELYIKGAPLSALWREVLALGGLGILVMGVAAARFGRSGA; encoded by the coding sequence ATGAAACGACTCCTCGCCTTTCTCAGGAAGGAATTCCTCCTCCTCAAGGCCGATCCGCTCCTTCCCCGTCTCATGATCGCAGCCCCGATCCTCCAGCTCCTGGTGCTCGGGTACGCCCTCACCTTCGAGACTGCGCACGTGAAGACCGCGATCCTCGATCTGGACCGATCTCCGGCCTCCCGTGCCCTTGAAGCCGCCCTCGAGGCGAGCGACAGGTTCGACCTTGCAGCCCGCGCCACATCCCTCGATGAGCTCGAGGAACTCATAGAGGAGTGGGAGGTGAAGCTGGGGATCTACATCCCCCCGGACTTCTCCCGAGACCTCCAACGGGGACAGGCCCGGGTCCTCTGCCTCCTCGACGCCGTGGACGGCACCCAGGCCTTCACGGCCTACACCTACTTCGAGGCCCTGGCGGCACAGACGTTCCCGCAGGTCGGCACCCGGCCCGTGGTCCGTGAGGGAACCGCCACGGTCCACTACTGGTACAACCCGCTCCTCAAGAGCCAGGTGTACATGATCCCGGGGCTCGTGATCCTCATCGTCACCATGGTCTCGCTCCTCCTCGGCGCGCTCTCCCTCGTGAGGGAGAAGGAACAGGGCACGCTCGACCAGCTCCTGGTGAGCCCCCTCTCCCCGCTCCAGATCCTCACGGGCACGCTCTTCCCCTTCCTCCTCTACTCCCTCGTCGAGCTCTCCCTCGCCATGACCGCGGCGTGGGCCATCTTCGGCACCCTCCCGCGAGGGGGCATCCTCCCCCTCTTCCTCGTGGTCACTCTCTACCTCTTCACCACCCTGGGGCTCGCCCTCCTCATCTCCACGATCTCCCACACCCAGACACAGGCCCTCTTCTTCGCCTGGTTCGCCATGGTGGTCCTCATCCTCCTGAGCGGGTTCCTCATCCCCGTGGCGAACATGCCGCAGTGGCTCAAGACCCTCACCCTCCTCAACCCCCTGCGGTACATGATGACCGTGGTGCGGGAGCTCTACATAAAAGGAGCACCCCTCTCCGCGCTCTGGAGAGAGGTGCTCGCACTCGGAGGGCTCGGCATCCTCGTCATGGGCGTCGCAGCAGCCCGCTTCGGACGAAGCGGCGCCTGA
- a CDS encoding dihydrolipoamide acetyltransferase family protein translates to MAEKVLMIALSPTMEEGTIVAWHKKKGERVESGDVLCEVETDKATMDYESTQSGVLLEILKKEGEKARVGEVIAVLGEEGEDISSLLSEISAAAEETPKAGSEPDRPPAVEAPSPKEEPGPQGAQGRVAGGGVEDLRGRAALEVPPPAGRVKASPLARKRARELGVDLRLVRGSGPGGRVTVRDVEEAAKAGPAASPAASGGPRRLAGGREPVTPMRAAIARRLSESKRTAPHFTLTVKVRADRLLTLREQVNEGRQERLSFNAFLMKLAAEALVRHPQILSSWEGEAIRYFDTVDIGLAVALPGGLITPVVRSCEYKTVEEIDRELKDLIARAREGGLSPEEYTGAGFTISNLGSYGITEFTAIINPPASAILAVGAVTTEPVWEGGGVVPARVVRLTLSCDHRTIDGAVGAAFMAGLARYVEEPGRALV, encoded by the coding sequence ATGGCGGAAAAGGTGCTCATGATAGCCCTCTCTCCCACGATGGAGGAGGGGACGATCGTCGCCTGGCACAAGAAGAAGGGCGAGAGGGTGGAGAGCGGGGACGTGCTCTGCGAGGTGGAGACGGACAAGGCCACGATGGACTACGAGTCCACCCAGAGTGGCGTGCTCCTGGAGATCCTCAAGAAGGAAGGGGAGAAGGCCCGGGTGGGTGAGGTGATCGCGGTGCTCGGGGAGGAGGGGGAGGATATCTCCTCGCTCCTCTCCGAGATCAGCGCGGCGGCTGAGGAGACGCCGAAGGCCGGGTCGGAGCCCGACCGGCCGCCTGCGGTGGAGGCGCCTTCCCCGAAGGAGGAGCCCGGGCCGCAGGGGGCGCAGGGGCGCGTGGCGGGAGGGGGGGTGGAGGACCTCCGGGGAAGGGCGGCGCTGGAGGTGCCTCCTCCTGCAGGGAGGGTGAAGGCGAGTCCGCTCGCGCGGAAGCGGGCGAGGGAACTGGGGGTGGACCTGCGGCTGGTGCGCGGCTCCGGACCGGGCGGCAGGGTGACGGTGCGTGACGTGGAGGAGGCCGCGAAGGCCGGACCCGCCGCTTCCCCCGCGGCCTCAGGTGGGCCGCGGCGGCTTGCGGGCGGGCGGGAGCCCGTGACGCCCATGCGGGCGGCCATCGCGCGGCGGCTCTCCGAGTCGAAGCGCACCGCCCCCCACTTCACCCTCACGGTGAAGGTCCGCGCCGACAGACTCCTTACCCTGCGGGAGCAGGTGAACGAAGGCCGGCAGGAGCGGCTCTCCTTCAACGCCTTCCTCATGAAGCTCGCTGCCGAGGCCCTCGTGCGGCATCCGCAGATCCTCTCCTCATGGGAGGGTGAGGCCATCCGCTACTTCGATACCGTGGACATAGGGCTCGCCGTGGCGCTCCCCGGCGGCCTCATCACCCCCGTGGTCCGCTCGTGCGAGTACAAGACCGTGGAGGAGATCGATCGGGAGCTCAAGGACCTCATCGCTAGGGCCCGTGAGGGGGGACTCTCCCCTGAGGAGTACACCGGAGCGGGCTTCACCATCAGCAACCTGGGGTCGTATGGGATCACGGAGTTCACGGCCATCATCAATCCTCCGGCCTCGGCCATACTCGCCGTGGGGGCGGTGACCACCGAACCTGTGTGGGAGGGAGGAGGCGTGGTGCCGGCGCGCGTGGTGCGCCTCACCCTCTCCTGCGACCACAGGACCATAGACGGCGCAGTGGGGGCTGCCTTCATGGCCGGGCTCGCGAGGTACGTGGAGGAGCCTGGGCGTGCCCTGGTGTAG
- a CDS encoding alpha-ketoacid dehydrogenase subunit beta, whose protein sequence is MARDERVFLMGEEVGEYDGAYKVSRGLLVKYGPKRVIDTPISELGFTGIGIGAAIAGLRPVVEWMTHNFAILAMDQVINNAAKMRHMSGGQLKVPIVFRGPNGPAEYLSSQHSQSLAAFWMHVPGLKVVAPATPYDAKGLLKSAIRDDDPVVMLEAELMYAWEGEVPEEEYLVPIGKADIKRPGKDVSVITYSKPLKVVMEAAKVLEERGVDVEVVDLRSLRPLDTETIFSSVRKTHRAVVVDEAWPMCGPASFVAWAVGKACFDDLDAQVEIVTSEDVPMPYNHTLELAVQSSVEKVVAAVSRVLYLE, encoded by the coding sequence ATGGCGAGGGACGAACGGGTGTTCCTCATGGGTGAGGAGGTGGGGGAGTACGACGGGGCCTACAAGGTGAGCAGGGGGCTGCTCGTCAAGTACGGGCCGAAACGGGTGATCGACACCCCCATATCGGAGCTGGGGTTCACGGGGATAGGGATAGGGGCGGCGATCGCAGGGCTCAGGCCGGTGGTGGAGTGGATGACCCACAACTTCGCCATCCTGGCGATGGACCAGGTGATCAACAATGCGGCCAAGATGCGTCACATGTCGGGCGGTCAGCTCAAGGTGCCGATCGTCTTCAGGGGTCCCAACGGGCCTGCGGAGTATCTCTCGTCCCAGCACTCCCAGTCGCTCGCGGCCTTCTGGATGCATGTGCCGGGCCTCAAGGTGGTGGCGCCGGCCACGCCCTATGATGCGAAGGGGCTCCTCAAGTCGGCCATAAGGGACGACGACCCGGTGGTGATGCTCGAGGCGGAGCTGATGTACGCCTGGGAGGGGGAGGTGCCCGAGGAGGAGTACCTCGTCCCCATCGGGAAGGCCGATATCAAGCGGCCGGGGAAGGATGTCTCGGTGATCACCTACTCCAAACCGCTCAAGGTGGTGATGGAGGCGGCGAAGGTCCTCGAGGAGCGGGGGGTGGATGTGGAGGTGGTGGACCTCAGGTCGCTCAGGCCGCTCGATACCGAGACGATCTTCTCCTCGGTGCGCAAGACCCACCGGGCCGTGGTGGTGGACGAGGCCTGGCCCATGTGCGGTCCTGCCTCGTTCGTGGCCTGGGCCGTCGGCAAGGCCTGTTTCGACGACCTGGACGCCCAGGTGGAGATCGTGACGTCCGAGGACGTCCCCATGCCCTACAACCACACGCTGGAGCTCGCGGTGCAGTCTTCCGTGGAGAAGGTGGTGGCGGCGGTCTCCAGGGTGCTCTATCTGGAGTAG
- the pdhA gene encoding pyruvate dehydrogenase (acetyl-transferring) E1 component subunit alpha has protein sequence MGVKRPRTQRGERSDRDLYMKFLREMLLIRLFEEKAAQMYGLRKIGGFCHLYIGQEAVAVGSIAAIDLSKDYVVTAYRDHGHALACGMDPKVVMAELFGKVTGCSRGKGGSMHMFDVEKHFLGGNGIVGAQIPVGTGVAFAQKYQGTGGVTLVYFGDGAIHQGAFHEALNMAKIWELPVVYVCENNQWGMGTFWKKVSAVADLYKLGAAYDIPGVQVDGMDVRAVYEATGEAVSRAREGQPVLIEARTYRYKGHSMSDPAKYRTREELEEYKRQDPIGRLKTFMEEEGLLDEETFRSLYDEIQREVEEAVAFAEQSEEPALHTMYEDVYAGEDAIWRS, from the coding sequence CCGACCGGGATCTCTACATGAAGTTCCTGAGGGAGATGCTCCTCATCCGCCTCTTCGAGGAGAAGGCGGCCCAGATGTACGGGCTCAGGAAGATCGGGGGGTTCTGCCACCTCTACATCGGGCAGGAGGCGGTGGCCGTGGGTTCCATCGCCGCGATCGATCTTTCGAAGGACTACGTGGTCACGGCCTACCGGGATCACGGCCATGCCCTCGCCTGCGGCATGGATCCGAAGGTGGTGATGGCCGAGCTCTTCGGGAAGGTGACGGGGTGTAGCAGGGGGAAGGGAGGGTCCATGCACATGTTCGACGTGGAGAAGCACTTCCTCGGCGGCAACGGGATCGTGGGTGCCCAGATCCCGGTGGGGACCGGGGTGGCGTTCGCGCAGAAGTACCAGGGCACGGGGGGGGTGACGCTCGTGTACTTCGGGGACGGCGCCATCCACCAGGGGGCCTTCCACGAGGCGCTCAACATGGCGAAGATCTGGGAGCTGCCGGTGGTCTACGTCTGCGAGAACAACCAGTGGGGTATGGGGACCTTCTGGAAGAAGGTCTCGGCCGTGGCCGACCTCTACAAGCTCGGTGCGGCGTACGACATCCCCGGCGTCCAGGTGGATGGGATGGACGTGCGGGCGGTGTACGAGGCCACGGGCGAGGCGGTCTCCCGCGCGAGGGAGGGGCAACCGGTGCTCATCGAGGCCCGGACCTACCGGTACAAGGGCCACTCCATGAGCGATCCTGCGAAGTATCGTACGAGGGAGGAGCTCGAGGAGTACAAGCGTCAGGATCCCATCGGCAGGCTCAAGACCTTCATGGAGGAGGAGGGGCTCCTCGACGAGGAGACCTTCCGCAGCCTCTACGACGAGATCCAGAGGGAGGTGGAGGAGGCGGTGGCGTTCGCGGAGCAGAGCGAGGAGCCTGCCCTCCACACCATGTACGAAGACGTATACGCAGGGGAGGATGCGATATGGCGGTCATGA